The following coding sequences are from one Arthrobacter sp. PvP023 window:
- a CDS encoding NAD(P)/FAD-dependent oxidoreductase, whose amino-acid sequence MANSSNFDAVIVGGGHNGLAAAAYLARAGRDVLLLEKLDHAGGAAVSAQPFDGVDARLSRYSYLVSLLPQEIIDDLGLRIRLARRRYSSYTPDPASPGRGLLIDNGDAAATTASFASVGAPATEAAAFERFYAECRKLTGALWPTMTSPLPTRSAAKQLAEAAGAGDAWESVVERPVGEAITRGLHSDLVRGVVLTDALIGTFARAGSADLQQNICFLYHLLGGGTGDWDVPIGGMGAVSGELERAAREAGATILTSAEVTGIRPGGSVGYRHEGRERSAAADWVLSNVAPAVLHSLRNGGAGDPSNPNHRREGSQVKVNILLKRLPRLLDRSVTPEAAFGGTFHINETWTQLDDAYLAAERGMVPDPLPCEIYCHSLTDPSILSPELQASGAHTLTVFGLHVPDRLITAENNEAMRERLQAAVVKSLNSVLAEPIEDLLLTGPGGTPCIETKTTLDIQRAVGMPRGNIFHGGLDWPFAEDEDPLDTPARRWGVATDDPRILLCGSGARRGGAVSALGGHNAAMAVLES is encoded by the coding sequence ATGGCGAACAGCAGCAACTTTGACGCGGTCATTGTCGGTGGCGGACACAACGGGCTGGCGGCGGCGGCCTATCTGGCCCGGGCCGGACGTGATGTCCTCCTGCTGGAAAAGCTTGACCACGCTGGCGGCGCGGCCGTATCCGCCCAGCCGTTCGACGGCGTCGATGCCCGGCTTTCGCGGTACTCCTACCTGGTGAGCCTGCTGCCGCAGGAGATCATTGATGACCTGGGGCTGCGCATCAGGCTGGCCCGGCGCCGCTACTCCTCCTACACGCCGGACCCGGCCAGCCCCGGCCGCGGCCTCCTGATCGACAACGGGGACGCGGCGGCCACGACGGCGTCATTTGCTTCAGTTGGTGCCCCCGCCACTGAGGCAGCGGCCTTTGAACGCTTCTATGCGGAGTGCCGAAAGCTCACCGGTGCGCTATGGCCCACGATGACGTCGCCGTTGCCCACCCGTTCGGCGGCCAAGCAACTCGCTGAGGCCGCCGGGGCCGGTGACGCGTGGGAATCGGTGGTCGAACGGCCCGTCGGCGAAGCCATCACCCGCGGGCTGCACAGCGACCTGGTGCGCGGCGTGGTGCTGACGGATGCCCTGATCGGCACGTTTGCCCGGGCCGGCAGCGCGGACCTGCAGCAGAACATCTGTTTCCTGTACCACCTCCTGGGTGGCGGAACCGGCGACTGGGATGTCCCCATCGGCGGCATGGGGGCCGTTTCCGGCGAACTGGAGCGGGCAGCCCGCGAGGCCGGCGCCACCATCCTGACGTCCGCCGAGGTCACAGGCATCCGTCCCGGTGGCTCGGTGGGCTACCGCCACGAAGGCAGGGAACGCTCGGCAGCCGCTGATTGGGTGCTGTCCAACGTCGCTCCCGCGGTGTTACACAGCCTGCGGAACGGCGGCGCCGGGGATCCTTCGAACCCGAACCACCGGCGCGAGGGCTCACAGGTCAAGGTGAACATCCTGCTAAAACGCCTGCCGCGGTTGCTGGACCGCAGCGTCACGCCGGAGGCGGCCTTCGGCGGCACTTTCCACATCAACGAGACCTGGACACAGCTGGACGACGCTTACCTGGCCGCCGAACGGGGAATGGTTCCGGACCCGCTGCCCTGCGAAATCTACTGCCATTCGTTGACCGATCCCAGCATCCTCTCGCCGGAACTGCAGGCTTCCGGCGCCCACACCCTGACCGTTTTCGGACTGCATGTGCCGGACAGGCTTATCACCGCGGAGAACAACGAGGCAATGCGGGAACGGCTGCAGGCCGCCGTCGTGAAGTCCCTCAACTCGGTGCTGGCGGAGCCGATCGAGGACCTGCTGCTGACCGGTCCCGGCGGAACCCCGTGTATCGAAACCAAGACCACGCTGGACATCCAGCGCGCCGTGGGCATGCCCCGCGGCAACATCTTCCACGGCGGACTCGACTGGCCTTTCGCGGAGGACGAGGACCCGCTGGACACTCCCGCCCGGCGCTGGGGTGTGGCCACCGACGATCCCCGGATCCTGCTGTGCGGCTCCGGAGCGCGGCGCGGCGGAGCGGTGAGCGCCTTAGGCGGCCACAATGCTGCCATGGCGGTGCTGGAGTCCTAG
- a CDS encoding MFS transporter, translated as MSEPQSSAASAVRQEWQPRLALLVAATFFMEFLDGTVLTTAIPSIAGDFAVAPADVNITMTAYLMTVAMGIPVSGWLAERVGARRVFCAAIAVFTIASLLCALSQDLTMLTVSRVLQGAGGAMMVPVGTLVVLRRTPKEDLLRATAYLVWPGLLAPVLAPLVGGALTTFLSWHWIFLINVPLGLAAFIAALRLVPQGAGDQSRRLDWVGLLLTTAGVGALVAGLELATAHPSGPFGAISVAAGFVSIAAAVLWLRRTSNPLFQLNVFGTRTFRATSTGGFVYRLTISAVPFLLPLMFQDGFGWDPLHAGAMVAAVFIGNIGIKPATTPLIRRFGFKPVLVFASLASAATFALCSLIDAGTPEPLIFALLVCSGAFRSIGFSAYASIQYADIVPGQLPSANAISATLVQLAAGAGIAVGALFLRLFAAPGAFGADPVAPYRGAFLAITVLMLLSAADSLALHRQAGAEVSRGRSAAPKAANP; from the coding sequence ATGAGCGAACCCCAGAGCAGCGCCGCTTCGGCGGTCCGCCAGGAGTGGCAGCCCCGGCTGGCCCTGCTGGTGGCTGCGACCTTCTTTATGGAATTCCTGGACGGCACGGTGCTGACCACGGCCATCCCCAGCATCGCGGGAGATTTCGCCGTGGCTCCGGCGGACGTCAACATCACCATGACGGCCTACCTCATGACGGTGGCCATGGGCATTCCGGTCAGCGGCTGGCTGGCGGAGCGCGTGGGTGCCCGCCGCGTATTCTGCGCCGCCATCGCCGTGTTCACCATTGCCTCGCTGCTGTGCGCACTGAGCCAGGACCTGACCATGCTCACGGTCAGCCGCGTCCTGCAGGGCGCCGGCGGCGCGATGATGGTGCCGGTGGGGACCCTGGTAGTGCTTCGCCGGACACCCAAGGAGGACCTGCTCCGGGCCACGGCGTATCTTGTGTGGCCCGGACTGCTGGCACCGGTCCTTGCGCCGCTGGTGGGCGGCGCGCTGACCACGTTCCTGTCGTGGCACTGGATCTTCCTGATCAACGTTCCATTGGGCCTGGCCGCGTTCATAGCAGCCCTTCGCCTTGTTCCCCAGGGTGCCGGAGACCAGTCCCGGCGCCTTGACTGGGTGGGGCTGCTGCTGACAACGGCCGGCGTGGGCGCCCTGGTGGCGGGGCTCGAACTTGCCACGGCTCACCCCTCCGGACCCTTCGGGGCAATCAGCGTGGCCGCCGGCTTCGTATCCATCGCCGCTGCGGTTCTGTGGCTGCGGCGCACCAGCAACCCGCTCTTCCAGCTGAATGTCTTTGGCACCCGTACGTTCCGCGCAACCTCCACCGGCGGGTTCGTGTACCGACTGACCATCAGCGCGGTTCCGTTCCTGCTGCCGCTGATGTTCCAGGACGGTTTTGGCTGGGATCCGCTCCATGCCGGCGCCATGGTGGCAGCGGTCTTCATCGGCAACATCGGCATCAAACCGGCAACCACCCCGCTCATCCGCAGGTTCGGCTTCAAACCTGTCCTCGTCTTCGCTTCGCTCGCCTCGGCTGCCACTTTTGCCCTGTGCTCCCTGATCGACGCCGGAACCCCGGAACCGCTGATCTTCGCCCTGCTGGTCTGCAGCGGAGCGTTCCGCTCCATCGGATTCTCGGCCTACGCTTCGATCCAGTACGCCGACATCGTCCCGGGACAGCTGCCATCCGCCAACGCGATCTCGGCCACCCTCGTCCAGTTGGCGGCCGGGGCGGGCATCGCCGTCGGCGCCCTGTTCCTTAGGCTCTTCGCCGCCCCCGGCGCTTTCGGTGCCGACCCCGTTGCGCCCTACCGCGGGGCATTCCTGGCCATCACAGTGCTGATGCTGCTCAGCGCCGCTGACAGCCTGGCGCTGCACCGGCAGGCGGGCGCCGAAGTCAGCCGCGGGCGTTCGGCAGCGCCGAAAGCCGCCAACCCCTAG
- a CDS encoding RecQ family ATP-dependent DNA helicase: MANNQNAAVLPATADLPAGGMGTRDQALEVLRGLVGHPEASFHDGQFEAIEALVDGGRRALVVQRTGWGKSAVYFVASLLLRRRGAGPTLIVSPLLALMRDQVAAAARAGVRAVAINSANQLEWDTVREQLAADEVDVLLVSPERLTNPSFRENQLPELIRRTGLLVIDEAHCISDWGHDFRPDYRRIADLITQLPDTVPVLATTATANSRVVHDIEEQLGEGVLTIRGALGRESLRLGVLRLQDSRDRLGWLLTHLADLPGSGIIYTLTVSAAEDTARLLAEAGHEVLAYTGRTDPADRERAEQLLKDNQVKALVATSALGMGFDKPDLGFVVHLGAPSSPVAYYQQVGRAGRGAANADVLLLPGSEDRDIWQYFATASMPSEEKAAAVLTALAEAGAAVSTVALEARVDLRRTPLELLLKVLSVDGAVERVGGGWRSTGQPWIYDAERYSRIAEARVDEQDSMVIYQDTAGCRMEYITSVLDDETARACGRCDNCAGRWFPADISASATEAAGQTLSRAGVALEPRLQWPSGMDRLGVTVKGKIKPDESLAEGRALARLTDLGWGGALREIFASGAADREVDPAMLQACVQVLREWGAGNGRDAGWSGAGRPAAIVSIPSRSKPALVDSLARGISGIGRIPYLGQLQLEHGGPTGGRGGNSAYRLAGVWDRLVVGPELEAALAGIQGQSVMLIDDLTDSRWTVTVAGRALRRAGAGAVLPLVLGQAG, encoded by the coding sequence ATGGCCAATAACCAGAATGCTGCTGTCCTTCCCGCTACCGCTGACCTCCCCGCCGGTGGAATGGGGACCCGTGACCAGGCCCTGGAAGTGCTGCGGGGGCTGGTGGGGCACCCGGAAGCCAGCTTCCATGACGGCCAGTTCGAGGCTATCGAGGCACTGGTCGACGGCGGCCGCCGCGCCTTGGTGGTCCAGCGGACAGGCTGGGGAAAGTCGGCTGTCTACTTTGTGGCGTCCCTGCTGCTCCGGCGCCGCGGTGCCGGCCCCACACTCATCGTGTCGCCGTTGCTGGCGCTGATGCGGGACCAGGTGGCGGCGGCAGCCAGGGCAGGAGTCCGCGCTGTTGCCATCAACTCCGCCAACCAGCTCGAGTGGGACACTGTCCGCGAGCAGCTGGCCGCGGACGAGGTGGACGTGCTGCTCGTGTCCCCGGAGCGGCTTACCAATCCGTCCTTCCGGGAAAACCAGCTTCCGGAACTGATCCGCCGCACCGGTCTCCTGGTGATTGACGAGGCACACTGCATCTCCGACTGGGGCCATGACTTCCGCCCGGACTACCGGCGCATCGCGGACCTCATCACCCAACTGCCGGACACCGTGCCCGTGCTTGCGACCACTGCCACCGCCAACTCCAGGGTGGTCCACGACATCGAGGAGCAGCTGGGCGAGGGCGTGCTGACCATCCGCGGAGCCCTGGGCCGTGAATCACTCCGGCTCGGCGTACTGCGCCTGCAGGACTCCCGCGACCGGCTGGGCTGGCTCCTGACCCACCTGGCGGACCTGCCCGGCAGCGGCATCATCTACACCCTGACAGTGTCCGCTGCCGAGGACACTGCGCGGTTGCTCGCCGAAGCCGGCCATGAGGTCCTGGCCTACACAGGCCGGACTGATCCCGCGGACCGGGAACGGGCGGAACAGTTGCTCAAGGACAACCAGGTCAAGGCACTGGTGGCCACCTCGGCCCTGGGCATGGGCTTCGACAAACCTGACCTGGGCTTTGTGGTGCACCTCGGGGCTCCTTCCTCGCCGGTGGCCTACTACCAGCAGGTGGGCCGTGCCGGGCGTGGCGCTGCAAACGCCGATGTCCTGCTGCTGCCCGGCTCGGAGGACCGGGACATCTGGCAGTACTTCGCCACGGCGTCCATGCCATCGGAGGAAAAGGCTGCGGCAGTCCTGACCGCACTGGCCGAGGCCGGCGCCGCCGTGTCCACTGTGGCACTTGAAGCCCGCGTGGACCTCCGCCGCACACCGCTGGAACTGCTGCTCAAGGTCCTGTCGGTGGACGGTGCCGTGGAACGGGTGGGCGGCGGGTGGCGCTCCACCGGCCAGCCCTGGATTTACGACGCCGAACGGTACAGCCGCATTGCGGAGGCCAGGGTGGACGAGCAGGATTCCATGGTGATCTACCAGGACACGGCAGGGTGCCGGATGGAGTACATCACGTCGGTCCTGGACGATGAAACGGCCCGTGCCTGCGGCCGCTGCGACAACTGCGCCGGGCGCTGGTTCCCGGCAGACATCTCAGCGTCGGCCACGGAAGCAGCCGGGCAGACGCTCAGCCGCGCCGGCGTGGCACTGGAACCGCGGCTGCAGTGGCCCAGCGGCATGGACAGGCTCGGCGTGACCGTCAAGGGCAAGATCAAGCCGGATGAGAGCCTCGCCGAAGGACGGGCGCTGGCCCGCCTGACGGACCTCGGCTGGGGCGGGGCCCTGCGGGAAATCTTCGCCTCCGGTGCAGCGGACCGTGAGGTGGACCCGGCCATGCTCCAGGCCTGCGTGCAGGTGCTCCGGGAATGGGGCGCCGGGAACGGACGCGACGCCGGCTGGAGCGGGGCAGGACGGCCAGCAGCCATCGTCAGTATCCCGTCACGCAGCAAGCCCGCCCTGGTCGACTCCCTGGCGCGCGGCATTTCCGGCATTGGCCGCATACCGTACCTGGGCCAGCTCCAGCTGGAACACGGCGGACCCACCGGCGGGCGCGGCGGCAACAGCGCCTACCGGCTGGCCGGAGTCTGGGACCGTCTCGTTGTGGGACCTGAGCTGGAAGCTGCTTTGGCCGGCATCCAGGGGCAGAGCGTCATGCTGATTGACGACCTCACGGACAGCCGCTGGACGGTCACAGTTGCCGGCCGGGCCCTGCGCCGTGCCGGTGCGGGAGCCGTCCTTCCCCTCGTGCTGGGACAGGCCGGGTAG
- a CDS encoding phosphomannomutase/phosphoglucomutase, producing the protein MTSDQTKTFDLSASFKAYDVRGIVGDSITAEIVEAVGAAFVDVLKLEGQTVLVGGDMRPSSPEFSKAFANGAATRGANVQLLDLISTDELYYACGALNAAGATFTASHNPAEYNGIKMSKAGAQPISSESGLKEIQARAEDYLHAGSIPAAAKRGLIGVHDVLKDYSEYLRKLVDLRGSRPLKVVVDAGNGMAGLTTPAVLGDAILPKLPFDIIPLYFELDGSFPNHPANPLEPENLLDLQAAVVEHGADIGLAFDGDADRCFVIDEKGNPVSPSAITGMVARREIARAKSQGEETPTIIHNLLTSRAVPELVAHDGGRAVRTRVGHSFIKAEMAEEGAVFGGEHSAHFYFRDFWNADTGMLAAMHVLAALGEQDLPLSELGHEYEPYVSSGEINSEIEDKAGAVERVRADFAGEDVEIDTLDGSTFTARDGSWWFNLRPSNTEPFLRLNTEATDRATMERIRDRVLALVNG; encoded by the coding sequence GTGACTAGCGACCAGACAAAGACTTTTGACCTTTCGGCATCGTTCAAGGCCTACGACGTGCGTGGCATTGTGGGCGACTCCATTACCGCCGAAATCGTCGAAGCCGTAGGCGCCGCATTCGTGGACGTCCTGAAGCTCGAGGGCCAGACGGTCCTGGTGGGCGGCGACATGCGTCCCTCCTCCCCTGAGTTCAGCAAGGCATTCGCCAACGGCGCCGCCACCCGCGGGGCCAACGTCCAGCTGCTGGACCTCATTTCCACCGACGAGCTCTACTACGCCTGTGGTGCGCTCAACGCGGCAGGTGCCACGTTCACCGCCAGCCACAATCCGGCCGAGTACAACGGCATCAAGATGTCCAAGGCCGGCGCCCAGCCCATCTCCTCGGAGTCAGGACTGAAGGAAATCCAGGCCCGCGCGGAGGACTACCTCCACGCCGGATCCATCCCGGCCGCTGCCAAGCGCGGCCTCATCGGAGTCCACGATGTCCTGAAGGACTACTCCGAATACCTCCGCAAGCTCGTTGACCTCCGGGGATCCCGCCCCCTGAAAGTGGTTGTCGACGCCGGCAACGGCATGGCCGGCCTGACCACCCCTGCGGTACTCGGCGATGCGATCCTGCCCAAGCTGCCGTTCGACATCATTCCCCTGTACTTCGAGCTCGACGGTTCCTTCCCGAACCACCCTGCCAATCCGCTCGAGCCGGAAAACCTGCTTGACCTGCAGGCGGCTGTGGTGGAACACGGCGCGGACATCGGGCTCGCGTTCGACGGCGACGCCGACCGCTGCTTCGTCATCGACGAGAAGGGCAACCCCGTGTCGCCGTCGGCCATCACCGGAATGGTGGCCCGCCGCGAAATCGCGCGCGCGAAGTCGCAAGGCGAGGAAACCCCCACCATCATCCACAACCTGCTGACCTCCAGGGCCGTCCCGGAACTTGTGGCGCACGACGGCGGCCGCGCGGTGCGCACGCGCGTGGGCCACTCGTTCATCAAGGCCGAGATGGCCGAGGAAGGCGCCGTCTTCGGCGGCGAGCACTCGGCGCACTTCTACTTCCGCGATTTCTGGAATGCAGACACCGGCATGCTGGCCGCAATGCATGTCCTGGCCGCCCTCGGCGAACAGGACCTCCCATTGTCCGAGCTCGGCCACGAGTACGAGCCGTACGTCTCCTCCGGGGAAATCAACTCCGAAATCGAAGACAAAGCGGGCGCCGTGGAGCGGGTTCGCGCCGATTTTGCCGGCGAAGACGTCGAGATCGACACGCTGGACGGCAGCACGTTCACGGCCCGCGACGGCAGCTGGTGGTTCAACCTGCGTCCGTCCAACACCGAACCGTTCCTCCGCCTGAACACCGAGGCCACGGACCGGGCCACCATGGAACGCATCCGCGACCGCGTGCTGGCCCTGGTCAACGGCTAG
- a CDS encoding Rrf2 family transcriptional regulator yields the protein MKINAFADVSLRAMMVLAAAPDGILLTTQSIADAVGTPYNHVSKAMAKLRELGVIDVERGRNGGSRLNEAGRRATVGQLLRQLNTRADPADCHSLNGDCPLINECRLRGALARAREAFYRELDDIVVSTLPGTRQMAPVFQAIGLRPGL from the coding sequence ATGAAGATCAACGCTTTCGCGGACGTAAGCCTGCGAGCCATGATGGTGCTCGCGGCCGCCCCCGATGGCATTCTGCTCACCACGCAGAGCATCGCCGACGCCGTAGGCACTCCCTACAACCATGTCAGCAAGGCCATGGCCAAGCTCCGCGAACTCGGCGTGATCGACGTCGAGCGGGGCCGCAACGGCGGTTCCCGGCTCAACGAGGCCGGGCGCCGGGCCACCGTGGGCCAGCTCCTGCGGCAGCTGAACACCCGCGCAGATCCGGCTGACTGCCACTCACTGAATGGCGACTGCCCGCTCATCAATGAATGCCGGCTTCGCGGCGCCCTCGCGCGTGCGCGGGAGGCTTTTTACCGCGAGCTTGACGACATTGTGGTGTCCACGCTTCCGGGCACGCGCCAGATGGCGCCGGTCTTCCAGGCGATCGGCCTCCGACCCGGGCTCTGA
- a CDS encoding globin domain-containing protein, protein MLSDKSFPVIEATLPLVASRIGEITPKFYARLFAAHPELLDGLFSRSNQRNGNQQQALAGSIAAFATHLVNNPGTLPETVLARIAHRHASLGITEPQYQVVYEHLFAAIAEDLAEVITPEIAEAWTEVYWLMADALIKLEKGLYAAQANGVMWSPWRVAAKTAAGTGSMTFTLEPADDTPITRALAGQYVSVKVKLPDGLRQVRQYSLSGEAGMSRIFTTKKDDGGEVSPVLHNNVQVGDILEISNPYGEITLKEGDGPVVLASAGIGCTPTASILRSLADSGSDRQVLVLHAESDLDSWALRGQMTDDVERLDGADLQVWLERPVAGTKEGFMSLREVDLPANASLYLCGPLPFMKHIRNEAINAGIPATKIHYEVFGPDIWLAS, encoded by the coding sequence ATGCTCTCGGACAAGTCCTTCCCCGTCATCGAGGCCACCCTCCCGCTGGTCGCTTCCCGGATCGGTGAAATCACCCCCAAGTTTTACGCCCGACTCTTCGCAGCACACCCGGAGCTGCTGGACGGGCTCTTCAGCCGCTCCAACCAGCGCAACGGCAACCAGCAGCAGGCCCTGGCCGGAAGCATCGCCGCTTTCGCCACCCACCTGGTGAACAACCCCGGCACTCTCCCGGAGACCGTGCTCGCGCGCATCGCCCACCGCCACGCCTCCCTCGGCATCACCGAACCGCAGTACCAGGTGGTCTACGAGCACCTCTTCGCCGCCATCGCCGAGGACCTTGCCGAGGTCATCACCCCGGAAATCGCCGAAGCATGGACCGAGGTCTACTGGCTCATGGCGGATGCGCTGATCAAGCTCGAAAAAGGCCTCTACGCCGCACAGGCCAACGGCGTGATGTGGAGCCCGTGGCGGGTTGCCGCCAAGACTGCCGCCGGCACCGGTTCCATGACGTTCACCCTGGAACCCGCCGACGACACCCCCATTACTCGGGCTCTCGCGGGACAGTATGTGAGCGTGAAGGTCAAGCTCCCGGACGGACTGCGCCAGGTCCGCCAGTACTCGCTGTCCGGCGAGGCCGGCATGAGCCGGATTTTCACCACCAAGAAGGACGACGGCGGCGAAGTATCCCCCGTCCTGCACAACAACGTCCAGGTGGGCGACATCCTGGAAATCTCCAACCCTTACGGTGAAATCACCCTCAAGGAAGGTGACGGCCCCGTCGTACTGGCCTCCGCCGGCATTGGCTGCACACCCACCGCCTCAATCCTGCGCTCCCTCGCCGACTCCGGCTCGGACCGCCAGGTCCTGGTCCTGCACGCGGAAAGCGACCTCGACAGCTGGGCCCTGCGCGGCCAGATGACGGACGACGTCGAACGCCTCGACGGCGCCGACCTCCAGGTCTGGCTCGAACGGCCGGTCGCCGGAACCAAGGAGGGCTTCATGTCGCTGCGCGAAGTGGACCTGCCGGCCAACGCCTCGCTGTACCTGTGCGGTCCGCTGCCGTTCATGAAGCACATCCGCAACGAGGCCATCAACGCCGGGATCCCCGCCACGAAGATCCACTACGAAGTCTTCGGCCCGGACATCTGGCTAGCTTCCTAG
- a CDS encoding phosphoenolpyruvate carboxykinase (GTP) — translation MGDLARLPLLEKAPTTHAGLLAWVEEVAELTQPDRIHWVDGTEEEYTRLTGELVEAGTLTRLNPELFPNSFAAFSDPADVARVEEQTFICSENERDAGFTNNWMAPAEMKQKLRGLFAGSMRGRTMYVIPFVMGHLDAEDPKFGVEITDSAYVVASMRIMANIGTEVLDKITATNAFFVPALHSLGAPLAPGQADVAWPCNPDKWIVHFPEERSIWSFGSGYGGNALLGKKCYALRIASVMARDEGWLAEHMLILKLTSPEKKSYYMSAAFPSACGKTNLALLDPTIEGWEVETLGDDITWMRIGKEGELRATNPEAGLFGVAPGTGWGTNPNAMRAIAKGHSIFTNVALTDDGGVWWEGMTEETPAHLTDWQGNSWTPDSDKPAAHPNSRFCTPISQIDMLAEEYYSPEGVELSAILFGGRRKTTVPLVTQARSWTNGIFMGSTLSSETTAAAAGQVGVLRRDPMAMLPFIGYDAGDYLKHWISVSGKANPERLPHIFLVNWFRRTADGGFAWPGFGDNARVLKWAIERLEGKADAIETPIGFVPAGHSLDLTGLDLTHAHVEDAVRVDREEWDAELASIEEWYAKFGDSLPEALRSELEALKERMADHS, via the coding sequence ATGGGCGATCTCGCACGACTGCCGCTGCTTGAGAAAGCACCCACAACACATGCTGGCCTGCTGGCATGGGTCGAAGAGGTTGCAGAACTTACCCAGCCGGACCGGATCCACTGGGTCGACGGTACGGAAGAGGAATACACCCGCCTCACGGGCGAGCTGGTCGAAGCCGGAACGCTGACCAGGCTGAACCCGGAGCTGTTCCCGAACTCCTTCGCCGCATTCTCCGATCCCGCGGACGTGGCGCGCGTTGAAGAGCAGACCTTCATCTGCTCCGAGAACGAGCGGGATGCCGGCTTCACCAATAACTGGATGGCGCCGGCCGAGATGAAGCAGAAGCTTCGCGGCCTGTTCGCCGGTTCCATGCGCGGCCGCACCATGTACGTCATCCCGTTCGTCATGGGCCACCTTGACGCGGAGGATCCCAAGTTCGGCGTGGAGATCACAGACAGCGCCTACGTGGTTGCCTCCATGCGAATCATGGCCAACATCGGCACCGAAGTGCTGGACAAGATCACCGCCACGAACGCATTCTTCGTTCCCGCCCTGCACTCCCTGGGCGCCCCCTTGGCCCCCGGCCAGGCCGACGTCGCATGGCCGTGCAACCCGGACAAGTGGATTGTCCACTTCCCGGAGGAGCGTTCCATCTGGTCGTTCGGCTCCGGCTACGGTGGAAACGCACTCCTGGGCAAGAAGTGCTACGCCCTGCGCATCGCCTCTGTGATGGCCCGGGACGAGGGCTGGCTTGCGGAGCACATGCTTATCCTCAAGCTCACCTCGCCGGAGAAGAAGTCGTACTACATGTCCGCCGCATTCCCCTCGGCCTGCGGCAAGACCAACCTCGCCCTGCTTGACCCCACCATCGAGGGCTGGGAGGTTGAAACCCTTGGTGACGACATCACCTGGATGCGGATCGGCAAGGAAGGCGAGCTGCGTGCCACCAACCCGGAGGCCGGCCTGTTCGGCGTCGCCCCGGGCACCGGCTGGGGCACCAACCCCAACGCCATGCGCGCCATCGCCAAGGGCCACAGCATCTTCACCAACGTCGCCCTCACGGACGACGGCGGCGTCTGGTGGGAGGGTATGACCGAGGAAACCCCGGCGCACCTGACCGACTGGCAGGGCAACTCCTGGACGCCGGATTCGGACAAGCCGGCCGCCCACCCGAATTCCCGCTTCTGCACCCCGATCTCGCAGATCGACATGCTGGCCGAGGAATACTACAGCCCCGAAGGCGTGGAGCTTTCAGCCATCCTCTTCGGCGGCCGCCGCAAGACCACGGTTCCGCTGGTGACCCAGGCCCGGAGCTGGACCAACGGCATCTTCATGGGCTCCACGCTTTCCTCCGAGACCACGGCGGCCGCCGCCGGTCAGGTCGGCGTGCTGCGCCGTGACCCGATGGCCATGCTGCCGTTCATCGGCTACGACGCAGGGGACTACCTGAAGCACTGGATCAGCGTCTCAGGCAAGGCCAACCCGGAGCGCCTGCCGCACATCTTCCTGGTCAACTGGTTCCGCCGCACGGCGGACGGCGGCTTCGCGTGGCCCGGTTTCGGCGACAACGCCCGTGTCCTCAAGTGGGCCATCGAGCGCCTCGAAGGCAAGGCTGACGCCATTGAGACCCCGATCGGCTTCGTGCCGGCGGGCCATTCGCTGGACCTGACCGGCCTGGACCTGACCCACGCCCACGTGGAAGACGCCGTCCGCGTCGACCGCGAGGAATGGGACGCCGAGCTGGCCTCCATCGAGGAGTGGTACGCGAAGTTCGGTGACTCCCTGCCCGAGGCGCTGCGCTCCGAGCTGGAAGCACTGAAGGAACGCATGGCGGACCACAGCTAG
- a CDS encoding FadR/GntR family transcriptional regulator, with translation MTTPGVASQARFSAQARLRALQADIMELILERELEAGDPLPTENELALALGVGRNTLRESLKVLQALGVVEIRHGFGMFVAPSNFDALADGLTFRGRLSLRHKGGEALELVDVRQALESGLIGSAMDTMTSGQLAAIEESVVRMEELAAAGETFVEADAEFHRRLFEPLNNALLISLLAVFWKVYRQIHLEVGAGTEDLTETAAVHRRIYEAVADGDKALAAERLNRHFDGIRRRIYDAINE, from the coding sequence ATGACAACACCAGGCGTTGCTTCGCAGGCGCGCTTCAGCGCGCAGGCGCGGCTCCGCGCTCTCCAGGCGGACATCATGGAGCTCATCCTGGAGCGTGAACTTGAAGCGGGCGATCCGCTCCCCACGGAAAACGAACTGGCTCTGGCCCTGGGCGTGGGACGCAATACCCTCCGGGAATCGCTCAAAGTCCTCCAAGCGCTCGGTGTTGTGGAGATCCGGCACGGGTTCGGCATGTTTGTGGCGCCCAGCAACTTTGATGCCCTGGCCGACGGCCTGACCTTCCGCGGTAGGCTCTCGCTGCGCCACAAGGGAGGGGAAGCGCTGGAACTGGTGGATGTCAGGCAGGCGCTCGAATCAGGCCTGATCGGGAGCGCCATGGACACCATGACGTCCGGCCAACTGGCCGCCATTGAGGAATCCGTGGTCCGGATGGAGGAGCTGGCAGCCGCGGGGGAGACGTTCGTGGAAGCGGATGCAGAGTTTCACCGGCGCTTGTTCGAACCGCTCAATAACGCCCTGCTGATCAGCCTGCTTGCCGTTTTCTGGAAGGTGTACCGGCAGATCCACCTGGAAGTCGGTGCAGGCACCGAGGACCTCACGGAGACGGCCGCTGTCCACCGCCGCATCTACGAAGCCGTGGCGGACGGGGACAAGGCGCTGGCTGCTGAACGGCTCAACCGCCATTTCGACGGCATCCGCCGCCGCATCTACGACGCAATAAACGAGTAG